The segment ACAAGAACCTGTTGGGTCTTGAGGGATTATCCAGGGAAGAGATAACCTTCATACTCGACACCGCAGAGCGATTCCACGAGGTGCTGGACAGACCCATTCCTCTGGTGCCGGCCCTGCGCGGAAAGACCATCCTGAATATGTTCTACGAGGCCTCAACCCGAACCGCCACCTCGTTCGCCATGGCAGCAAAGAGGCTCTCTGCCGACGTGGTCGGGTTCAGCAAGGCCGCATCGAGCGTGAGTAAGGGCGAGACCCTTCTGGATACGGTTCGCACCATCGAGTCCATGCGGGTAGACGGGGTGGTGATACGTCACTCCTGTCCTGGTGCTGCCCGCTTTATCGCCCAAAGGATCGACGCCTTCGTGGTAAACGCAGGTGACGGTGCGCACGAGCATCCCACCCAGGGGCTTCTGGATCTCTTCGCTGTCCGCAAAAGGTTGGGGAGTTTCGAGGACAGACATCTGGTAATCGTAGGCGATATTACTCACAGCCGGGTGGCACACTCAGCCATCTACGGCTTCTCCACACTGGGTGCTGAGATCACGGTGTGTGGGCCAGCGACCCTTATACCACCTCATTTTAAGAAGGCCTTCCCTGACGTAGAGACCGAGACCGATTTCGACAAGGCTCTTGTGGATGCGGACATGATAATGATGCTTCGCTTACAGCTTGAGCGCCAAGGCAAGGGGCTCTTTCCTTCGATAAGGGAGTACCGCAAGCTCTACTGCCTGACCGCAGAGCGCATGAAGAAGGCGAAACCCGATGTGGTGGCTATGCATCCGGGACCGATTAACAGAGGGATAGAGATAGAACCGGCTGTAGCCGACGGTCCGAACTCGGTGGTATTGGCTCAGGTGCGCGCCGGTGTGGCGGTACGCATGGCGGTCCTTTACATACTTGCAGGAGGTGAGCTTGAGCACTAGATTTCTCATACGCGGCGGATACGTCTTCTTCCCTGAAGAGGAGTCCCTGCGAAGGGCGGATGTTGAGATCGCGGAGGGCCGCATCAAAAGGATTGCAGAGACGCTCCCTGCCGAGGCCGACATCCGGATAATCGAGGCGCAGGATAAACTCCTGTCCCCGGGTTTGATAGACCTGCACGCTCATCTGCGCGAGCCTGGACGTGAGGATACCGAGACCTTAGAGTCCGGAG is part of the candidate division TA06 bacterium B3_TA06 genome and harbors:
- a CDS encoding aspartate carbamoyltransferase; the protein is MTWTHKNLLGLEGLSREEITFILDTAERFHEVLDRPIPLVPALRGKTILNMFYEASTRTATSFAMAAKRLSADVVGFSKAASSVSKGETLLDTVRTIESMRVDGVVIRHSCPGAARFIAQRIDAFVVNAGDGAHEHPTQGLLDLFAVRKRLGSFEDRHLVIVGDITHSRVAHSAIYGFSTLGAEITVCGPATLIPPHFKKAFPDVETETDFDKALVDADMIMMLRLQLERQGKGLFPSIREYRKLYCLTAERMKKAKPDVVAMHPGPINRGIEIEPAVADGPNSVVLAQVRAGVAVRMAVLYILAGGELEH